In the Deltaproteobacteria bacterium genome, one interval contains:
- a CDS encoding type II toxin-antitoxin system HicA family toxin, with amino-acid sequence MKSVSGKKFCKLLEIKGWQCARVTESHHIYIKRGNTTRLSVPVHGNKDIKTGLLHALMKMADIEEIEL; translated from the coding sequence TTGAAAAGCGTATCAGGAAAAAAATTCTGCAAGTTACTTGAGATAAAAGGTTGGCAGTGTGCACGTGTTACCGAAAGTCACCACATTTATATAAAGCGAGGTAATACTACGCGATTATCTGTGCCTGTTCACGGCAATAAAGATATAAAGACAGGTTTACTACATGCATTGATGAAAATGGCTGATATTGAAGAAATTGAATTATGA
- a CDS encoding type II toxin-antitoxin system HicB family antitoxin, which produces MKLKVVIHEAEEGGFWAEVPSIPGCMTQGDSYKELIENLYDAIEGCLSIDIDQSKITPKDTIMELAV; this is translated from the coding sequence ATGAAATTAAAAGTTGTGATACACGAAGCTGAAGAAGGTGGATTCTGGGCAGAAGTACCCTCTATACCTGGTTGTATGACTCAAGGTGATTCTTATAAAGAATTAATTGAAAACCTCTACGATGCAATAGAGGGATGCTTATCGATAGATATTGATCAAAGCAAGATAACACCCAAAGATACTATAATGGAGCTTGCCGTTTGA
- a CDS encoding potassium transporter Kup, producing MDESSDIAAHSEPGDSSHSSNPRGRELAALSLASLGVVYGDIGTSPLYAIRECFSGHSAMAPTTENVLGVLSVLIWSLTIIVSGKYVIYILRADNRGEGGILALMALALSKVRNKSWLKTGIIALGLAGAALLYGDGAITPAISVLSAVEGLEVTAPGLSHYIVPITLLILAVLFAVQYRGTGKVGSIFGPITLLWFFAIGSAGIVGIVHQPQVLLALNPIYAIKFFVTGHSGSFVVLGAIVLALTGAEALYTDMGHFGRKPIHLTWFSLVKPALILNYLGQGALLLGDPNAAVNPFYYLFPTNLRLPMVVLASAATVIASQALISGVYSLTLQASMLGYWPRINFRHTSGSQRGQIYVPAANWILFLATSTLVIAFASSASLAGAYGIAVTGTMVITTLLAFVVTWRVWKWKLSIASIITIFLLVPGLIFFFASSLKIPHGGWVPIAIAILLLLLMTTWKKGRNLLGARLREGMVNVSDFHELMRLERPARVPGTAVFMTATAAGMPPALIRNFEHNRVVHQQNVLLTVQTVEEAKVTETERIITQELGEGFSRLEARYGFTEEPNIPKLLASANLPGVDMHYVTYFFGREILLADNNKGMRRWRKRLFTAMARLSERATAFFHIPPNSVVEIGAHVDL from the coding sequence ATGGATGAATCATCTGATATAGCTGCCCACTCAGAGCCAGGCGACTCGTCCCATAGCTCAAATCCTCGTGGTCGAGAATTAGCAGCCCTTTCATTAGCTTCTTTGGGTGTGGTTTATGGTGATATTGGCACTAGCCCATTGTATGCAATACGCGAATGTTTTAGTGGTCACTCGGCAATGGCTCCTACAACTGAAAATGTTTTAGGGGTACTTTCGGTTCTGATTTGGTCATTAACCATAATTGTTTCTGGTAAATATGTAATTTATATTCTTCGCGCCGATAATCGTGGTGAAGGGGGCATTCTTGCTCTTATGGCCTTGGCGCTATCAAAAGTACGTAATAAATCATGGCTTAAAACTGGGATAATTGCATTAGGATTAGCTGGTGCTGCTCTACTTTATGGTGATGGTGCCATAACCCCGGCTATTTCCGTATTAAGCGCGGTCGAAGGTTTAGAGGTTACCGCACCAGGATTAAGTCACTATATTGTCCCAATTACATTACTAATTCTTGCTGTTTTATTTGCAGTACAGTATCGCGGCACCGGTAAGGTTGGTTCGATTTTTGGCCCTATAACCCTCTTATGGTTTTTTGCTATTGGGAGCGCCGGAATTGTAGGTATAGTTCATCAACCACAGGTGCTTTTAGCGCTTAATCCAATCTATGCTATTAAATTCTTTGTAACCGGGCATTCTGGTAGTTTTGTGGTACTTGGTGCTATTGTTTTAGCACTTACTGGAGCTGAAGCACTATATACCGATATGGGTCATTTCGGGCGTAAACCCATTCATTTAACTTGGTTCTCTTTAGTAAAGCCAGCATTAATACTAAACTATCTTGGTCAAGGGGCTTTGCTTTTAGGCGACCCTAACGCTGCTGTAAATCCCTTTTATTATCTATTTCCAACGAATTTACGCTTGCCCATGGTAGTATTAGCTTCAGCAGCAACAGTGATTGCATCGCAAGCCTTAATCTCTGGTGTTTACTCACTTACGCTGCAGGCTAGTATGTTAGGTTATTGGCCTCGAATCAATTTCCGCCACACTTCGGGCAGCCAGCGTGGGCAAATATATGTACCTGCGGCTAACTGGATACTCTTTCTTGCCACTTCAACATTAGTAATCGCGTTTGCGTCTTCTGCAAGTTTGGCAGGTGCTTATGGCATTGCCGTAACCGGAACAATGGTTATTACTACATTATTAGCTTTTGTTGTCACTTGGCGTGTTTGGAAATGGAAATTAAGTATAGCTTCAATAATTACTATTTTTTTGCTTGTTCCAGGTCTTATCTTTTTCTTTGCTAGCAGTTTAAAAATCCCCCATGGCGGTTGGGTGCCTATAGCAATTGCCATATTATTATTATTGTTGATGACTACTTGGAAAAAGGGACGAAACTTACTTGGCGCTAGATTGCGTGAAGGAATGGTCAATGTCTCTGACTTTCATGAATTAATGCGTCTTGAACGTCCTGCACGGGTGCCAGGCACTGCGGTTTTTATGACAGCAACGGCCGCAGGAATGCCACCAGCGCTGATTCGCAATTTTGAACATAATCGAGTAGTGCATCAACAAAATGTCTTGTTAACCGTGCAAACAGTTGAGGAAGCAAAAGTTACTGAAACAGAGCGTATTATTACCCAAGAACTAGGTGAAGGCTTTTCACGTTTAGAAGCTAGATATGGTTTTACAGAAGAGCCTAATATTCCAAAACTCTTGGCAAGCGCTAATTTGCCTGGGGTCGATATGCATTATGTCACCTATTTCTTTGGTCGCGAAATCTTGCTTGCTGACAATAACAAAGGCATGCGTCGTTGGCGAAAACGTTTATTTACTGCTATGGCTCGTTTATCAGAACGTGCTACCGCTTTCTTTCACATTCCCCCGAATAGCGTTGTTGAAATTGGCGCTCATGTAGATCTATAA
- a CDS encoding PilZ domain-containing protein codes for MVQSIQNFDKQRRYPRFSISVAGLLRGEDGVSKPCMVENISANGAFICDAPLLHIGEEIQLVMRLPDQLPFVLNGTIVRQGQPENTYGIMFKGETTHVIDSEAATLWALSEMSHSLNNALIISESIDTCRILVHDLYKFYCSAVAVTTLLDAIEWLLASGSSLTMVFATISKPTSSENGLFEFIAEEYPHVKKVLLLKNDVSINSYEKAPYDITMSQPWTQQQLSQILSI; via the coding sequence ATGGTTCAGTCTATCCAGAATTTCGATAAACAGAGACGCTACCCAAGATTTTCGATATCAGTTGCGGGCTTGCTGAGGGGTGAAGATGGAGTATCTAAACCCTGCATGGTAGAAAATATATCAGCAAATGGTGCATTTATTTGCGATGCGCCGTTATTGCATATTGGCGAAGAAATTCAATTAGTTATGCGTTTGCCAGACCAATTACCCTTTGTGCTTAATGGTACAATCGTTCGTCAAGGCCAACCTGAGAATACCTATGGAATAATGTTTAAAGGTGAAACAACTCATGTTATTGATTCTGAAGCAGCAACATTGTGGGCTTTATCCGAGATGTCTCATAGTTTAAACAATGCCTTAATAATAAGTGAATCTATCGATACATGCCGCATTTTAGTGCATGATTTATATAAATTTTATTGTTCGGCAGTGGCGGTTACAACACTGCTAGATGCAATTGAATGGTTACTTGCAAGTGGTAGTAGTCTTACTATGGTTTTTGCAACAATTTCAAAACCTACTAGCAGTGAAAATGGATTGTTTGAGTTTATTGCTGAAGAATATCCACATGTAAAAAAAGTACTTTTGCTTAAAAATGATGTTTCAATCAATTCTTATGAAAAAGCACCTTATGATATAACAATGTCTCAACCATGGACCCAGCAACAACTTTCGCAAATTTTAAGTATATAA
- a CDS encoding serine/threonine protein kinase — MSSNQRIDRYELLGLLGHGGTGRVYNAWDTKLEREVALKVVMQVADKKIRERFHREVCAIAALRHPNIIEIYDYSGVYTEPLYYVMERLHGEDLFILLQNNGPLPEPATAVIGYELCLALSYMHDIGIIHRDLKPENVFINKDGRVVLTDFGIVKAVRDNSVVSQSADNTDIVGTPGFMSPELLRSKALGAFTDIFALGACLYNIVTGELPFAAATPLELHDNIQRGVVPDIRDYNPQVSDILWDCLRRCLAARPKERPKISAVRKQLKIVLDSYGVGDIREELANYMRNAGVYAESARQRAARRILGELAVAEEAEDSGHVTALRKRLEKVDPDGQQSSHMSDFIEAARNRPHGWESRRHRHRHILLSISIIMLLISSVALALSGKWRIILARLHGTYNSDQLHENNSNTDVEVSITPIRDGVLKFRINAKAKVLVDGQLVKKQELHNKKVSPGHHHIEVIGAHKNLVTEVKIISGRQIWINADLKRGVITVE; from the coding sequence GTGTCTTCTAACCAACGCATAGATCGCTATGAACTTTTAGGTCTCCTCGGACATGGTGGAACTGGCCGTGTGTATAATGCTTGGGATACCAAACTTGAGCGTGAAGTTGCTTTAAAAGTAGTGATGCAAGTCGCAGATAAGAAAATTCGCGAGCGTTTTCATCGTGAGGTTTGTGCTATTGCAGCTTTACGTCACCCAAACATTATTGAAATCTATGATTATTCAGGTGTGTATACAGAGCCTCTGTATTATGTAATGGAACGTCTTCATGGTGAAGACTTATTTATTTTATTACAAAATAACGGTCCTCTACCAGAACCAGCAACAGCCGTTATCGGCTATGAATTGTGTTTAGCACTATCATATATGCATGACATTGGTATTATTCATCGTGACCTTAAGCCTGAAAATGTATTTATTAATAAAGATGGTAGGGTAGTACTTACAGATTTTGGTATCGTAAAAGCAGTTCGAGACAATTCAGTGGTTAGTCAATCGGCTGATAACACTGATATCGTTGGCACTCCTGGTTTTATGTCGCCTGAATTATTACGCAGTAAGGCTTTAGGTGCATTTACTGATATTTTTGCACTTGGTGCTTGTCTTTATAATATAGTTACCGGCGAGCTACCTTTCGCTGCTGCAACACCTCTTGAGCTACATGATAATATCCAACGTGGTGTGGTTCCTGACATACGTGACTATAATCCACAGGTAAGTGATATTTTATGGGATTGCCTGCGTCGTTGTTTAGCCGCTCGCCCAAAAGAGCGACCCAAAATTTCAGCAGTACGCAAGCAGCTCAAAATTGTATTAGATTCATACGGAGTTGGTGATATTCGCGAAGAACTTGCAAATTATATGCGTAACGCGGGTGTGTATGCTGAGTCTGCAAGACAAAGAGCCGCTAGGCGTATACTGGGAGAACTCGCCGTTGCAGAAGAGGCTGAAGACAGTGGGCATGTGACTGCATTACGCAAACGATTAGAAAAAGTAGATCCCGATGGGCAACAAAGTTCGCATATGTCGGACTTTATTGAAGCTGCCCGTAATCGACCACATGGTTGGGAATCGCGGCGGCACCGTCATCGACATATCTTGTTATCAATAAGCATAATAATGCTGCTAATTAGTAGTGTAGCGCTGGCTTTATCTGGCAAATGGCGTATCATTTTAGCGCGTCTACATGGAACTTATAATTCTGATCAATTGCATGAAAACAATAGTAATACTGATGTTGAGGTTTCCATTACGCCAATAAGAGATGGAGTACTAAAATTTAGAATCAATGCCAAAGCTAAGGTTTTAGTAGACGGCCAACTGGTAAAAAAGCAAGAATTACATAACAAAAAAGTTTCCCCAGGGCATCATCATATTGAAGTCATTGGGGCGCATAAAAATTTAGTTACTGAAGTTAAAATAATTAGTGGTAGACAAATTTGGATTAATGCTGATCTTAAACGTGGTGTTATTACTGTTGAATAG